One segment of Lepus europaeus isolate LE1 chromosome 16, mLepTim1.pri, whole genome shotgun sequence DNA contains the following:
- the LOC133775465 gene encoding LOW QUALITY PROTEIN: uncharacterized protein LOC133775465 (The sequence of the model RefSeq protein was modified relative to this genomic sequence to represent the inferred CDS: inserted 2 bases in 2 codons; deleted 1 base in 1 codon; substituted 5 bases at 5 genomic stop codons), whose amino-acid sequence MGQTASTPLSLTLAHWPDIRERAHNLSLLVKKCKWQVFCNTEWPTLGVDWPPEGSFHLPVIRXVKEAVFQPGRHGHLDQQPYIMVWQDLCETPPDWTHLPPPYPSARQPLALAPLPPAPVAPEPLPSPSPPLSLTSSASSPSLPPEGGPAQGTQSWQVQGPQDVTVTLPLRPFGPIIDNGQEGEMQPLQYWPFSSSDLYNWKNNNPPFSEDPSRLTGLVESLMFSHQPTWDDCQQLLNTLFTTEERDRILLEAWKNVPGQDGRPTQLQNIIDDLFPLRRPNWDPNTHEGREHLSTYRQSLVVGLRAAARRLTNLAKVREVTQGPDESPSVFLERLMKAYQRXTPFDPQSEEQRASVTMAFIGQSAPDIRRQLQRIEGLQDLTLRDLVKEADKVFHKRETEEEKEQRKEKEREERESIRDKKRNRDLTKILATVVENAESNRGRGNGKGDSKGNNLGRWLRSPLGPDQCAYCKDKGHWAKECPKKKNAQSKPAVLALEQEDXGRRGLDPLPELRVKFNMEGTPINFEVDTGTVYSALQAPLGPLSSKRSLVRGANGSQYWAWTTKRTMDLGRGKVQHSFLVIPDCLAPLMGRDLLTKLRAQITFXPQVEFLNPLVKSPVATILSMSVEDEYRLHESPVKTQEQKVQPWLTDFPTSWAEITGLGLATHQPLVVVTLKTSATPIRVRQYPISKEAKEGIRPHIKKLLSLEVLKPCHSAWNTPLLPVKKPRIQDYRPVQDLREVNSXVQDIHPTVPNPYNLLSTLSPDRTWYTILDLKDAFFCLWLYADSQPLFAFEWLDPEVGILGQLTWTRLPQSFKNSPTIFDEALHHDLSHFRSDHPEVTLLQYVDDLLLAAMTQEQCEYGTQSRLRELARLGYQASTKKAQLCQQEVTFLGYTLKDRRCWLTEARKKTVTQIPVPTSGKQLWEFLGTAGFCRLWTPGFASLAAPLYPLLKGNKDFTWGPAQQRAFDDIKXALLMTPALALPNVKKPFTLYIEERKGVARGVLTQTLGPWKRPVAYLSKHLDVVVSEWPRSLKATAVAALLAKDADKLTLGQKLTIIAPHSLESIIWQPPDRWLSNAHITHYRSIQLDKDRVTLSSPTTLNPATLLPDETAEPVLHTCPDILAEETGIRRDLMDQPLPDSEVTWFMDGSSFLMDGKXGAAVVSTTTTIWSVSLPEGTSAQKAELLALTKALELATGKWATIYTDSRYAFATVHVHGAIYQQRGLLTLAEKEIKHKAEILRLLAAVSLPSKLAIVHCPSHQKGLNPVTVGNRRADEEAKAAALREPEVCTLAVESETHAPPKHREETLEQRAVSYLQQVHRFTHLGARKLQILLRDQPFSLSSSDNKRLAKQVANECKACQAVNAYPTQKPEGKRLRGDRPGQFWGVDFTKVRTAKYGFKYLLVFVDTFSGWVEAFPTRKETALVVAKKILEEIFPRFGLPQVIGSDNGPVFMAQVSQGLARILEINWKLHCAYQPQSSSQVERMNRTIKETLTKLAIETGSKDWTLLLPYALFRARNTPSLSMFNLTPFKVLHGSLPPVKYFTSNIDTHSISCTPLITRLKALEEVQKLIWQQLPANYQPGEVTVPHSFQVRDSVYVRRHRAHNLEPRWKGPYVVLLTTPMAVKVDGVASWIHASHLKPAPPAGPEWQLEKTENPLKLRVRHVGRTVDPSPNI is encoded by the exons ATGGGTCAAACTGCTTCaacgcctctctctctcactctggcccATTGGCCAGACATACGAGAAAGGGCCCATAATCTTTCTCTTCTAGTAAAGAAATGTAAATGGCAAGTTTTCTGTAATACGGAGTGGCCTACTCTCGGAGTGGACTGGCCTCCGGAGGGTTCATTCCATCTGCCAGTCATCCGATGAGTGAAAGAGGCTGTCTTTCAGCCTGGCCGACATGGCCATCTGGACCAACAACCCTACATAATGGTCTggcaggatctctgtgagacacCACCGGATTGG ACTCACCTGCCTCCCCCTTATCCCTCTGCCCGGCaacctctggctctggctccgttGCCTCCGGCCCCTGTGGCTCCTgaacccctgccctccccctctccaccctTATCCCTCAcctcttctgcctcctccccctcATTGCCTCCAGAGGGAGGACCTGCCCAGGGAACCCAAAGTTGGCAAGTACAAGGTCCTCAGGATGTAACCGTGACTCTCCCCCTGCGACCCTTCGGGCCAATAATAGATAATGGACAAGAGGGGGAAATGCAGCCTTTACAATACTGGCCGTTCTCTTCCTCTGACTTGTATAACTGGAAAAATAACAAC CCCCCTTTCTCTGAGGACCCTTCGCGTCTTACAGGTCTTGTTGAATCGCTTATGTTTTCACACCAACCAACTTGGGACGATTGTCAGCAATTACTGAATACCCTTTTCACCACTGAGGAAAGGGACCGGATACTCCTGGAAGCCTGGAAAAATGTCCCAGGACAGGATGGGCGGCCGACCCAGCTCCAGAACATCATTGATGATCTATTTCCCTTACGTCGGCCGAATTGGGACCCTAACACGCATGAAGGTAGGGAGCATCTGTCAACCTATCGCCAGTCTCTAGTGGTGGGTCTCCGTGCGGCCGCTCGTAGGCTCACTAATCTGGCTAAGGTAAGGGAAGTTACACAGGGACCAGATGAGTCTCCCTCGGTGTTTTTGGAGAGGCTTATGAAAGCCTATCAAAGGTAGACACCTTTTGATCCACAGTCTGAGGAGCAGCGAGCCTCAGTGACCATGGCTTTTATCGGCCAGTCTGCCCCAGATATACGCCGTCAACTACAGCGTATAGAGGGACTCCAGGATTTGACTCTAAGAGACTTGGTCAAGGAAGCAGATAAGGTGTTCCACAAGAGGGAGACTGAAGAggagaaggaacaaagaaaagaaaaggaaagggaggaaagggAAAGTATTCgggataaaaaaagaaatcggGATTTAACAAAAATCCTGGCTACAGTAGTAGAAAATGCAGAATCTAACAGAGGCAGGGGAAATGGAAAGGGAGACAGTAAGGGAAATAACCTGGGCCGATGGCTTCGCTCTCCCTTGGGTCCGGACCAATGTGCCTACTGCAAAGACAAGGGACACTGGGCAAAGGAGtgccccaaaaagaaaaatgcccaATCTAAACCAGCAGTCCTTGCCCTCGAACAGGAAGATTAGGGGCGACGGGGCTTGGATCCCCTCCCCGAGCTCAGGGTAAAATTTAACATGGAGGGGACACCCATCAACTTTGAAGTGGATACCGGCACGGTTTATTCCGCTCTACAAGCCCCACTGGGACCACTGTCCAGCAAGAGATCCCTAGTTAGAGGGGCAAACGGGAGCCAGTACTGGGCCTggacaacaaagagaactatggACCTGGGCAGGGGAAAAGTTCAACACTCCTTCCTAGTAATCCCTGATTGTCTGGCCCCCTTAATGGGGAGAGACCTACTCACCAAATTAAGGGCCCAGATAACAT GACCTCAGGTGGAATTTTTGaatcctctggtaaaatccccggTGGCTACCATTTTGTCCATGTCAGTAGAAGATGAGTACCGACTCCACGAAAGTCCAGTAAAAACCCAGGAACAGAAAGTTCAACCTTGGCTTACCGACTTCCCTACCTCCTGGGCAGAAATAACAGGGCTAGGACTGGCCACCCACCAACCGCTGGTAGTGGTAACCTTAAAAACCAGTGCCACCCCCATCCGGGTCAGGCAATACCCTATAAGCAAAGAAGCCAAGGAAGGAATAAGGCCCCACATAAAAAAACTGCTTTCCCTAGAGGTCTTGAAGCCTTGCCATTCAGCCTGGAATACACCCTTACTGCCTGTTAAGAAACCCAGAATTCAGGACTATCGTCCTGTACAGGACTTAAGAGAGGTTAATAGCTGAGTGCAGGATATCCATCCTACTGTGCCTAACCCTTACAACCTACTAAGCACCCTCAGTCCCGATCGTACTTGGTACACTATATTGGACCTGAAGGATGCGTTTTTCTGTTTATGGCTATATGCAGACAGTCAACCTCTATTTGCCTTTGAGTGGCTAGATCCTGAGGTGGGAATATTGGGACAACTAACTTGGACCCGCTTGCCACAAAGTTTCAAAAACTCCCCTACTATCTTTGATGAGGCGCTTCATCATGATCTAAGCCACTTCAGAAGTGACCATCCAGAGGTAACTCTGCTACAGTACGTGGATGACCTACTGTTGGCCGCAATGACCCAGGAACAATGTGAGTACGGGACTCAGTCACGCTTACGGGAACTAGCCAGGCTGGGGTATCAGGCCTCCACCAAAAAGGCCCAATTGTGCCAGCAGGAAGTTACCTTCCTAGGCTACACCCTCAAGGATAGAAGGTGCTGGCTGACAGAAGCCCGCAAAAAGACTGTAACCCAGATCCCCGTACCCACTTCCGGGAAACAGCTCTGGGAATTCCTGGGAACAGCAGGGTTCTGTAGATTGTGGACACCAGGGTTTGCctctctggctgccccactttacCCACTTCTCAAGGGTAATAAAGACTTTACCTGGGGGCCCGCACAGCAACGGGCCTTTGATGATATCAAATGAGCCCTGCTAATGACTCCAGCACTGGCTTTGCCAAATGTTAAAAAGCCGTTCACCCTTTACATTGAAGAGAGAAAAGGGGTGGCTCGGGGAGTCCTAACCCAGACTTTGGGACCCTGGAAGCGGCCAGTAGCCTATCTATCTAAGCACCTGGATGTGGTGGTGAGTGAATGGCCCCGAAGCTTAAAGGCCACTGCAGTGGCTGCCTTGTTGGCTAAAGATGCGGACAAATTGACTCTGGGACAAAAATTAACCATCATAGCTCCACATTCCCTAGAAAGCATCATCTGGCAGCCCCCTGATCGGTGGCTTTCAAATGCTCACATCACCCATTACCGAAGCATCCAACTGGACAAAGACCGAGTTACTTTAAGTTCTCCTACTACTTTAAACCCTGCCACCCTGCTTCCGGACGAGACCGCAGAGCCTGTCCTGCACACTTGCCCAGACATCCTGGCAGAAGAAACTGGAATCCGCCGAGACCTGATGGACCAGCCACTGCCTGACTCAGAGGTAACCTGGTTCATGGACGGAAGCAGCTTCTTGATGGACGGTA CGGGGGCAGCGGTGGTTAGTACAACAACAACCATTTGGTCAGTGAGCTTGCCAGAAGGAACTTCAGCCCAGAAGGCTGAGTTACTTGCGCTAACAAAGGCATTGGAGTTGGCGACAGGAAAATGGGCAACCATCTATACTGATAGTCGCTATGCCTTCGCCACCGTGCATGTACACGGGGCTATTTACCAACAAAGGGGACTATTAACTTTGgcggaaaaagaaataaaacacaaggCTGAAATCCTCCGCCTCCTGGCAGCCGTCTCACTACCTTCAAAACTGGCCATAGTACATTGCCCTAGTCACCAAAAAGGGTTGAATCCAGTAACTGTGGGAAACCGAAGGGCAGATGAGGAAGCAAAAGCAGCTGCTCTGCGGGAACCTGAGGTCTGTACCCTTGCAGTAGAAAGTGAGACGCATGCCCCACCGAAACATAGAGAAGAAACCCTAGAGCAGCGGGCAGTTTCTTACTTACAGCAGGTTCACCGCTTTACTCACCTGGGGGCACGAAAATTACAAATTCTACTGCGTGATCAGCCTTTCTCCCTATCCTCCTCTGACAACAAGCGTCTAGCGAAACAGGTTGCCAATGAATGCAAAGCCTGTCAGGCGGTAAATGCCTACCCAACCCAGAAACCAGAAGGAAAAAGACTACGGGGAGACAGGCCGGGACAATTCTGGGGAGTGGATTTCACTAAAGTCAGGACCGCCAAATATGGCtttaagtatcttctagtttttgtggACACTTTCTCGGGGTGGGTAGAAGCTTTCCCCACCCGTAAGGAAACTGCTCTCGTCGTGGCCAAGAAAATACTGGAAGAGATTTTTCCTCGGTTTGGACTGCCTCAGGTAATCGGGTCTGACAACGGTCCGGTGTTCATGGCCCAGGTAAGTCAGGGTCTGGCCAGGATCTTGGAGATCAATTGGAAGTTACATTGTGCTTATCAGCCCCAAAGTTCAagtcaggtagaaagaatgaacagaacaattaaggagACTTTAACTAAATTAGCTATAGAGACTGGCTCAAAGGATTGGACCCTGCTCCTACCTTATGCCCTCTTTCGGGCCAGAAATACCCCTTCCCTGTCTATGTTTAACCTTACGCCTTTCAAGGTACTGCATGGTTCCCTACCACCTGTTAAATATTTTACCTCTAATATAGATACCCACTCTATATCTTGTACCCCTTTAATCACCAGATTAAAGGCCTTGGAAGAGGTCCAAAAGCTCATCTGGCAGCAACTGCCTGCTAACTATCAGCCGGGAGAAGTGACTGTGCCACACTCCTTCCAGGTCAGAGACTCTGTGTATGTGCGAAGACATCGAGCGCACAACTTGGAACCGCGGTGGAAAGGCCCCTACGTGGTGCTCCTCACAACCCCGATGGCAGTTAAAGTCGATGGCGTCGCTTCCTGGATCCATGCATCCCACCTCAAGCCTGCTCCACCTGCAGGACCAGAGTGGCAATTGGAAAAAACTGAGAATCCCCTTAAACTTCGGGTTCGCCATGTGGGTAGGACTGTGGACCCTTCCCCTAACATTTAG